The following are from one region of the Chromobacterium phragmitis genome:
- a CDS encoding GAF domain-containing protein → MIPASQLTDYLREQALKLDITELQIAVMTLQAVIAVAKPAPSRDLYRYKVPKLGEGGSCSLYDELDETPYDLRVALGVETPETTAGLVNLNALLDSVNAKIGADWIGIYRKIGIGKNAVLVKLAYKGVESRAEFPLTEAFAEFSNNSRVGLTGWGVVVDDIAQWRAEGGGYYECDPKVKSEICLPVLNRDDNVLGIIDAESFTAGHFTPERQVWLAALAIVLPQILVNLPPLENGESLPN, encoded by the coding sequence ATGATACCCGCAAGCCAGCTGACCGACTATCTGCGAGAGCAGGCCTTGAAACTCGACATCACCGAACTGCAGATCGCGGTGATGACGCTGCAGGCCGTCATCGCCGTGGCGAAGCCGGCGCCCAGCCGCGACCTGTACCGCTACAAGGTGCCCAAACTGGGCGAGGGCGGCAGCTGCTCGCTGTACGACGAGCTGGACGAAACCCCGTACGACCTGCGCGTGGCGCTGGGCGTGGAAACGCCGGAAACCACCGCCGGGCTGGTCAACCTGAACGCCTTGCTGGACTCGGTCAACGCCAAGATCGGCGCCGACTGGATCGGCATCTACCGCAAGATCGGCATCGGCAAGAACGCGGTGCTGGTCAAGCTGGCCTACAAGGGCGTGGAAAGCCGCGCCGAGTTTCCGTTGACGGAAGCGTTCGCCGAGTTCAGCAACAACAGCCGCGTGGGCCTTACCGGCTGGGGAGTGGTGGTGGACGACATCGCGCAATGGCGTGCCGAGGGCGGGGGTTATTACGAGTGCGATCCCAAGGTGAAAAGCGAGATCTGCCTGCCGGTGCTGAACCGCGACGACAACGTGCTGGGCATCATCGACGCCGAGTCGTTCACCGCCGGCCACTTCACGCCGGAGCGGCAGGTATGGCTGGCCGCGCTGGCCATCGTGCTGCCGCAGATACTCGTCAATCTGCCGCCGCTTGAAAACGGGGAAAGTCTCCCCAACTAA
- the ribA gene encoding GTP cyclohydrolase II, whose protein sequence is MSPHPQSAPEPIIQYIASCKLPTPWGEFAMHGFEEESGQEHVALTLGEVGDGQPVLARLHSECLTGDALFSLRCDCGFQLEAAMEAISKAGRGALLYLRQEGRGIGLINKIRAYKLQDGGADTVEANERLGFPADMRDFRIARHMLDHLGISSVKVMTNNPRKLATLEAAGIKVVERVPLQVGRNPYNDRYLDTKAAKLGHMLFK, encoded by the coding sequence ATGTCGCCGCACCCGCAATCCGCTCCCGAACCTATCATCCAGTACATCGCCAGCTGCAAGCTGCCCACGCCGTGGGGCGAGTTCGCCATGCATGGCTTCGAGGAAGAGAGCGGCCAGGAGCATGTGGCGCTGACGCTGGGCGAGGTGGGCGATGGCCAGCCGGTGCTGGCGCGGCTGCATTCGGAATGCCTGACCGGCGACGCGCTGTTCTCCTTGCGGTGCGACTGCGGCTTCCAACTGGAAGCGGCGATGGAAGCCATCAGCAAGGCTGGCCGCGGCGCGCTGCTGTATCTGCGCCAGGAAGGCCGCGGCATCGGCCTGATCAACAAGATCCGCGCCTACAAGCTGCAGGATGGCGGCGCCGATACGGTGGAGGCCAACGAGCGGCTGGGTTTCCCGGCAGACATGCGCGATTTCCGCATCGCCCGCCACATGCTGGACCACCTGGGAATCAGCAGCGTCAAGGTGATGACCAACAACCCCCGCAAGCTGGCCACGCTGGAAGCGGCCGGCATCAAGGTGGTGGAGCGCGTGCCGCTGCAAGTGGGCCGCAATCCGTACAACGACCGCTATCTTGACACCAAGGCCGCCAAGCTGGGGCATATGCTGTTCAAGTAA
- a CDS encoding S24/S26 family peptidase, with product MPFVLAPVRAGFPSPADDYLDDSINLHEYLAALAELREIYRCGYLYHNAGILLQEIGPRAVAQADLFAAPLIRAGAS from the coding sequence TTGCCGTTCGTTCTGGCCCCGGTTCGTGCCGGGTTTCCGTCGCCCGCCGACGACTATCTCGACGACAGCATCAATCTGCATGAGTACCTGGCGGCATTGGCCGAATTACGTGAGATCTATCGGTGCGGCTACCTGTACCACAACGCCGGCATCCTGCTGCAGGAAATCGGCCCGCGTGCCGTGGCGCAGGCGGACCTATTCGCCGCCCCGCTGATCCGCGCCGGCGCCAGCTAA
- a CDS encoding DUF4113 domain-containing protein, which produces MGALDAINREFGRGTVRLESEDMAQRWQMRQDVRSPRGMARLDGLLIVR; this is translated from the coding sequence ATGGGGGCGCTGGACGCAATCAATCGGGAATTTGGCCGCGGGACGGTGCGGCTGGAGTCAGAGGACATGGCTCAGCGCTGGCAAATGCGCCAGGATGTGCGGTCGCCGCGCGGCATGGCGCGGCTAGATGGATTGCTCATCGTTAGGTAA
- a CDS encoding nitrilase-related carbon-nitrogen hydrolase codes for MIAAFLQYPVSFGDPAANFGKVRDLVGSTHFDLMVMPELFNIGYFHDSREALSRHAESASDGPSAQFLLQLSAEKDATFIAGIAERDGDRIYNTAIIVSRGRWLGKQRKCHLSRLEKPLFSPGDSLQCFDDGNCHFGVLTCFDLWMPEAARLLVRQGAQLLCCPANYGGPWTTHLARIRAMENATPLICANRSGNEMYAGKEERFRGESQIIGPMGEVWTSATEEASLGVSLIDPNSHVLKSNPMCDDLMDEASRYALSGPHLR; via the coding sequence ATGATCGCAGCTTTTCTGCAATATCCCGTTTCATTTGGAGATCCCGCCGCAAATTTTGGAAAGGTTCGCGATCTTGTAGGTTCGACGCATTTTGATCTCATGGTCATGCCAGAACTTTTTAATATCGGCTATTTCCACGATTCACGTGAAGCCTTGTCACGTCATGCTGAATCGGCATCCGATGGGCCGAGCGCGCAATTTCTTTTGCAACTATCCGCGGAAAAGGATGCGACATTCATTGCCGGCATCGCCGAGCGTGATGGTGATCGCATATACAACACGGCGATTATCGTATCGCGAGGACGATGGCTTGGGAAGCAACGTAAGTGCCACTTGTCTCGCTTGGAGAAGCCGCTTTTTTCTCCTGGCGATTCATTGCAGTGTTTCGATGACGGGAACTGCCATTTTGGCGTATTGACCTGTTTTGATCTCTGGATGCCAGAAGCCGCGCGTTTACTTGTTCGCCAGGGCGCGCAGTTACTCTGTTGCCCAGCCAACTACGGCGGACCGTGGACGACACATCTTGCGCGCATTCGTGCGATGGAGAATGCCACTCCTCTAATTTGCGCCAATCGCAGCGGCAATGAGATGTATGCTGGCAAAGAGGAAAGATTCAGAGGCGAAAGCCAAATTATCGGCCCAATGGGAGAGGTTTGGACATCCGCGACCGAGGAGGCGTCGCTTGGCGTTTCGCTGATCGATCCCAACTCGCACGTTCTCAAGTCGAATCCTATGTGCGATGACCTGATGGATGAAGCAAGCCGTTATGCTTTATCTGGTCCGCACTTAAGATAA
- a CDS encoding type 2 periplasmic-binding domain-containing protein: MGWGAAPAGEGPWFERFYFSPRAAVAGLGVAIGPWRLVRDDVDNGLLAAPLGFVEDGARYALLSPEPFRRDGLAADLLAWLQEMS, from the coding sequence GTGGGCTGGGGTGCGGCCCCCGCGGGCGAGGGACCGTGGTTCGAGCGCTTTTACTTCAGCCCGCGGGCGGCGGTGGCGGGCCTTGGGGTGGCGATAGGCCCTTGGCGCCTAGTCCGGGATGATGTCGACAATGGCTTGCTGGCCGCGCCATTGGGCTTTGTCGAGGATGGCGCGCGCTACGCGCTGTTGTCGCCGGAGCCGTTCAGGCGAGACGGTCTGGCCGCGGATCTGCTGGCGTGGCTGCAGGAGATGTCTTGA
- a CDS encoding DUF2459 domain-containing protein, with translation MPSGCWSARSSTKNWWPSSIRRSAPFDDQGQALQEKGYHYYDNDAFYTAHGRYNPIVTCNQWTRDALAEMGVRTALWSPFVQPLFWQLKK, from the coding sequence ATACCAAGCGGGTGCTGGTCAGCCCGGAGCAGTACGAAAAACTGGTGGCCTTCATCCATCCGCCGCAGCGCGCCATTCGATGACCAAGGCCAAGCCCTGCAAGAAAAGGGCTACCACTATTACGACAACGACGCCTTCTACACCGCCCATGGCCGCTATAACCCCATCGTCACCTGCAACCAGTGGACGCGCGACGCGCTGGCCGAAATGGGAGTGCGTACCGCGCTATGGTCTCCATTCGTCCAACCCTTGTTCTGGCAGCTGAAAAAATAG
- a CDS encoding TIGR02117 family protein, producing MRTPTTIFRLVLRSLLLIPTLPLCYLLAALALGLLPSNREWAQPEAGIPIYLDSNGVHTSLVMPVKTAQADWTTAFSPRQLSKPERYAHSPYISISWGSKVFFLTIQSWKDLSAGKALSALAFDQSVLHVEYLPQPKEGKDTKRVLVSPEQYEKLVAFIHPPQRAIR from the coding sequence ATGCGAACGCCAACCACCATATTCCGACTCGTCCTTCGCTCACTGCTGCTGATCCCCACCCTGCCGCTCTGCTATCTGCTCGCCGCGCTGGCGCTGGGCCTATTGCCTAGCAACCGCGAGTGGGCACAACCCGAGGCTGGCATTCCCATCTATCTGGACAGCAACGGCGTCCACACCAGCCTGGTCATGCCAGTGAAAACCGCCCAGGCGGATTGGACAACCGCCTTTTCCCCTCGACAACTGTCCAAACCGGAGCGCTACGCCCACTCGCCGTACATTTCCATCAGCTGGGGCAGCAAGGTGTTTTTTCTGACCATCCAGAGTTGGAAAGACCTCAGCGCGGGCAAGGCGCTATCGGCCTTGGCCTTCGACCAGAGCGTGCTGCACGTGGAGTACCTGCCCCAGCCCAAGGAGGGCAAGGATACCAAGCGGGTGCTGGTCAGCCCGGAGCAGTACGAAAAACTGGTGGCCTTCATCCATCCGCCGCAGCGCGCCATTCGATGA
- a CDS encoding restriction endonuclease, with amino-acid sequence MRRLAELSWQDFEALVGVMFRRQGYRVEARAGSGADGGVDLELFLGDECHLVQCKRWNAQKVGVAVVRELYGVMQSRGVERGFVVCSGEFTAVAKAFAAGKGIVLLPGKAVLARLREQEAGGEARGCPSCGCEIARR; translated from the coding sequence TTGCGCAGACTGGCGGAGTTGTCCTGGCAGGATTTCGAGGCTCTGGTGGGCGTCATGTTCCGTCGCCAGGGCTATCGGGTGGAGGCGCGCGCGGGGAGCGGCGCGGATGGCGGCGTGGACCTGGAGCTGTTTCTGGGCGATGAGTGCCACTTGGTGCAGTGCAAGCGCTGGAATGCCCAGAAAGTGGGCGTGGCAGTGGTGAGAGAATTGTATGGAGTGATGCAGTCCCGCGGCGTGGAGCGTGGTTTCGTGGTGTGTAGCGGGGAGTTCACCGCGGTCGCCAAGGCGTTCGCGGCGGGCAAGGGCATCGTGTTGCTGCCGGGCAAGGCGGTGCTCGCCCGCCTGCGGGAGCAGGAGGCGGGCGGGGAGGCGCGCGGCTGCCCGTCTTGCGGCTGCGAGATAGCCAGGCGTTGA
- a CDS encoding trimeric intracellular cation channel family protein, producing the protein MLTLIYLIAITAEAMTGALAAGRRHMDIFGVAVIAFLTALGGGTVRDIVLGRYPIGWTQHPEYVLLVVAGGLAAVLIARYMRHLNRLFLILDALGLVAFTIIGCDVALGMGYHPVIIVMAGMITGIAGGILRDVLCNRVPIVFRRELYASVSLLVAILYLGLNRLGLQHDWNVVASFAFGLALRLTALWREWQLPVFSYRHDHH; encoded by the coding sequence ATGCTGACCTTGATCTACCTGATCGCCATCACCGCGGAAGCGATGACCGGCGCGCTGGCGGCCGGCCGCCGCCACATGGACATTTTCGGCGTAGCCGTCATCGCCTTTCTCACCGCGCTGGGCGGCGGAACCGTGCGCGACATCGTGCTCGGCCGTTACCCGATAGGCTGGACCCAGCATCCGGAATACGTGCTGCTGGTGGTGGCCGGCGGCCTGGCCGCGGTGCTGATCGCGCGCTACATGCGCCACCTGAACCGCTTGTTCCTGATACTGGACGCGCTGGGCCTGGTGGCGTTCACCATCATCGGTTGCGACGTGGCGCTGGGCATGGGCTACCATCCGGTCATCATCGTGATGGCCGGCATGATCACCGGCATCGCCGGCGGCATCCTGCGCGACGTGCTGTGCAACAGGGTGCCCATCGTGTTCCGCCGCGAGCTGTACGCCAGCGTGTCGCTGCTGGTGGCCATCCTCTACCTGGGCCTGAACCGCCTGGGCCTGCAGCACGACTGGAACGTGGTCGCCAGCTTCGCCTTCGGCCTGGCCCTGCGTCTGACCGCGCTGTGGCGCGAATGGCAGCTGCCAGTGTTCTCCTACCGCCACGATCACCACTGA
- a CDS encoding DUF3141 domain-containing protein, translating to MFDYWLDACQRGILYWDTLYQRGATYLQHCESGKPPVLVFDYAIIMDGRDLPDPANYALAAIQPPAGCPATDPAKRPFVVIDPRAGHGPGIGGFKMDSEIGIALQQGHPCYFVMFFPQPVPGQTIESVAKAEGHFLKRVNELHPDSDGKPFVIGNCQGGWALAMLASVAPELVGPILLAGSPLSYWAGVRGKNPMRYAGGLTGGTWTASLAGDLGNGHFDGAHLVENFEKLDPANTLWKKAYNLYAKVDTEPKRYLDFERWWGGHYLLNKAEMEWISQKLFVGNELVQGKIASHDGKMRVDMRNIRSPIMVFASWGDNITPPQQALNWIADLYDNVEDIRNNEQTIVYCLHNKVGHLGIFVSAGVANKEHSEFASALDLIDVLAPGLYEAVIEDIAPDAPGQEYIEGRYIIRFEARDVSDILALDDGREDERAFEVVKRVSEINQGVYDRFVSPALRAASNEASARLLRELHPARFERALISPRNPWLWWLPGLAAQVREQRRPVSEDNPLWQWQERVSGWIGQSLDRYRDSRDAAQEQLFRAIYESPQLATLVGVPPAGEPRSQSLTWETRELARLKREALDPSFEHGTLADGFVRLMLYVSIGIGVVDERPFNAIRRVMRDVRHEYPLTLMQLKDIVRHQVALVRLDAPRALRGLARLLPDARPRHQAWLLARDLLALNGPIPAEHQARLDEVAKVLELDADAASRSALPAAPAKPAAEEKPAQPAAKRSAPAKKPAMAKAPAAKPDQPSKSPRSSAKPAAAKAKPASARKAPAKANGQAPGASTLADVGNKQGKA from the coding sequence TTGTTTGATTACTGGCTGGACGCCTGCCAGCGCGGCATCCTGTACTGGGACACGCTGTACCAGCGCGGCGCCACCTATCTGCAGCACTGCGAAAGCGGCAAGCCGCCGGTGCTGGTATTCGATTACGCCATCATCATGGACGGCCGCGATCTGCCCGATCCCGCCAACTACGCGCTGGCCGCCATCCAGCCGCCAGCCGGCTGCCCCGCCACCGACCCGGCCAAACGCCCCTTTGTGGTGATAGACCCGCGCGCCGGCCATGGTCCCGGCATCGGCGGCTTCAAGATGGACAGTGAAATCGGCATCGCGCTGCAGCAAGGCCATCCCTGCTATTTCGTGATGTTTTTCCCCCAGCCTGTGCCGGGCCAAACCATTGAGAGCGTGGCCAAGGCCGAGGGCCACTTCCTCAAGCGCGTCAATGAGCTGCACCCGGACAGCGACGGCAAGCCTTTCGTCATCGGCAACTGCCAGGGCGGCTGGGCGCTGGCCATGCTGGCCTCGGTCGCGCCGGAACTGGTCGGCCCCATCCTGCTCGCCGGCTCGCCGCTGTCCTACTGGGCGGGCGTGCGCGGCAAGAACCCGATGCGCTACGCCGGCGGCCTGACCGGCGGCACCTGGACCGCCTCGCTGGCCGGAGACCTGGGCAACGGCCATTTCGACGGCGCCCACCTGGTGGAAAACTTCGAAAAACTGGACCCGGCCAACACGCTGTGGAAGAAGGCCTACAACCTTTACGCCAAAGTGGACACCGAACCCAAACGCTATCTCGACTTCGAGCGCTGGTGGGGCGGCCATTACCTGCTGAACAAGGCGGAAATGGAGTGGATCAGCCAGAAGCTGTTCGTCGGCAACGAGCTGGTGCAGGGCAAGATCGCCAGCCACGATGGCAAAATGCGGGTGGACATGCGCAACATCCGCTCGCCCATCATGGTGTTCGCCTCCTGGGGCGACAACATCACCCCGCCGCAGCAAGCGCTGAACTGGATCGCCGACCTCTACGACAATGTGGAGGACATCCGCAACAACGAGCAAACCATCGTCTACTGCCTGCACAACAAGGTGGGCCATCTGGGCATCTTCGTGTCCGCCGGGGTGGCCAACAAGGAGCACAGCGAATTCGCCAGCGCGCTGGACCTGATCGACGTGCTGGCGCCCGGCCTCTACGAGGCGGTGATCGAGGATATCGCTCCCGACGCGCCCGGCCAGGAGTACATCGAAGGCCGCTACATCATCCGCTTCGAGGCGCGCGACGTATCGGACATCCTGGCGCTGGATGACGGCCGCGAAGACGAGCGGGCGTTCGAAGTGGTCAAGCGCGTATCCGAAATCAACCAGGGCGTCTACGACCGCTTCGTCTCGCCCGCGCTGCGCGCCGCCAGCAACGAGGCCAGCGCCCGCCTGCTGCGCGAGCTGCATCCGGCCCGCTTCGAGCGCGCGCTGATTTCGCCGCGCAATCCCTGGCTGTGGTGGCTGCCTGGCCTGGCGGCCCAGGTCCGCGAACAGCGCCGCCCGGTAAGCGAGGACAATCCGCTGTGGCAATGGCAGGAGCGCGTATCCGGCTGGATCGGGCAATCGCTGGATCGCTACCGCGACTCCCGCGACGCCGCGCAAGAGCAGCTGTTCCGCGCCATCTACGAATCGCCGCAGCTGGCGACGCTGGTCGGCGTGCCGCCGGCGGGAGAACCGCGCAGCCAATCGCTGACCTGGGAAACCCGCGAATTGGCGCGCCTCAAGCGCGAGGCCTTGGACCCCAGCTTCGAGCACGGCACGCTGGCCGACGGCTTCGTGCGGCTGATGCTGTATGTCAGCATAGGCATAGGCGTGGTGGACGAGCGGCCGTTCAACGCCATCCGCCGCGTGATGCGCGACGTGCGCCACGAATACCCACTGACACTGATGCAACTGAAGGACATCGTGCGCCACCAAGTGGCCCTGGTGCGGTTGGATGCGCCGCGCGCGCTGCGCGGGCTGGCCCGGCTGCTGCCTGACGCCCGTCCCCGCCATCAGGCCTGGCTATTGGCGCGCGACCTGCTCGCGCTGAACGGCCCCATCCCAGCCGAACATCAGGCGCGGCTGGACGAAGTGGCCAAGGTGCTGGAACTGGATGCCGACGCGGCCTCACGCTCCGCGCTGCCCGCCGCGCCAGCCAAACCGGCGGCCGAGGAAAAGCCGGCCCAGCCTGCCGCCAAACGCTCAGCCCCGGCCAAAAAACCGGCGATGGCGAAAGCCCCGGCGGCCAAACCGGACCAGCCATCCAAGTCCCCGCGTTCGAGCGCCAAACCCGCGGCAGCCAAGGCCAAGCCCGCCTCCGCCCGTAAAGCGCCGGCGAAGGCCAATGGCCAGGCGCCGGGCGCTTCGACGCTGGCGGACGTCGGCAACAAGCAAGGCAAGGCCTGA
- a CDS encoding GNAT family N-acetyltransferase, which translates to MFTLRPLRETDSIERLTELLHQAYAQLAAMGLRYTAVDQSPEVTRRRIRGGHCLLAWHQDELAGTVTVHRPLLTSHCPQFRQPDTAVLVQLAVAPRCQGLGLGEWLMQAAEDWARAQSCAAIRLDTARDAAHLVRRYQRRGYAVEAPLQWPDKAYQSVVMVKSLETLPLPTTRNKDCSATS; encoded by the coding sequence ATGTTCACCCTGCGCCCGCTGCGCGAAACCGACTCCATCGAGCGACTCACCGAACTGTTGCACCAAGCCTACGCCCAATTGGCCGCCATGGGCCTGCGCTACACCGCCGTGGACCAGAGTCCTGAAGTCACTCGCCGCCGCATCCGCGGCGGCCACTGCCTGCTGGCCTGGCACCAAGACGAGCTGGCAGGCACCGTCACGGTGCACCGCCCCCTGCTCACCTCCCACTGTCCGCAATTCCGCCAGCCGGATACCGCCGTGCTGGTGCAACTGGCTGTCGCCCCGCGATGCCAGGGCCTGGGTCTGGGCGAATGGCTGATGCAGGCGGCGGAAGATTGGGCCCGCGCCCAGAGCTGCGCCGCCATCCGCCTGGACACCGCGCGCGACGCCGCCCACCTGGTGCGCCGCTACCAGCGCCGCGGCTACGCCGTGGAAGCGCCGCTGCAATGGCCGGACAAAGCCTATCAAAGCGTGGTCATGGTCAAGTCGCTGGAAACTCTGCCGCTCCCGACGACTCGAAACAAGGATTGCAGCGCAACAAGCTGA
- a CDS encoding LysR substrate-binding domain-containing protein: MQDLNDLLYFAKVVEHGGFMAAGRVLGIPKSKLSRRVAELESRLGVRLLQRTTRRLSLTEIGSQYYQHCQAMLAEAEAADEAVLHVSAEPRGLIRVSCPELLCKTMISAALPRFLARHPQVRVSLDSTNRRVDLIEEGVDVALRVRNVIEDSASLVVRRLGKSRVILVASPDFLARHGEPAFPEKLASLPALAMSRPDGRGQWVLLDNVGQSYTVHLDAPRLMTDDMIVLLEAAIAGIGVAALPTNVCHQALADGRLRRILPQYDFPWGILHAAFPTRRGLSPAVRAFLDFIAEELINEEMAGDWERHAPPLA, translated from the coding sequence ATGCAGGACCTCAACGATCTGCTGTATTTCGCCAAAGTGGTTGAGCATGGCGGCTTCATGGCCGCCGGCCGCGTGCTGGGCATTCCCAAGTCCAAGCTGTCCCGCCGCGTGGCGGAGCTGGAAAGCCGCCTGGGCGTGCGCCTATTGCAAAGAACCACCCGCCGCCTGTCGTTGACCGAAATCGGCAGCCAGTACTACCAGCATTGCCAAGCGATGCTGGCTGAGGCCGAAGCGGCGGACGAGGCGGTGCTGCACGTCAGCGCGGAGCCGCGCGGCCTGATCCGCGTCAGCTGCCCCGAACTCTTGTGCAAGACCATGATCAGCGCCGCGCTGCCGCGCTTCCTCGCCCGCCATCCGCAAGTGCGCGTTTCGCTGGACTCCACCAACCGCAGGGTGGACTTGATAGAAGAAGGCGTGGACGTAGCGCTGAGAGTGCGCAATGTGATAGAGGACAGCGCCAGCCTGGTGGTAAGGCGCCTGGGCAAGAGCCGGGTGATTCTGGTGGCCAGCCCGGATTTCCTGGCGCGCCATGGCGAGCCGGCGTTTCCGGAAAAACTGGCCTCGCTTCCCGCGCTGGCCATGAGCCGTCCGGACGGCCGCGGCCAATGGGTGCTGCTGGACAATGTCGGCCAAAGCTACACCGTGCATCTGGACGCGCCGCGGTTGATGACCGACGACATGATCGTGCTGCTGGAGGCGGCCATCGCCGGCATCGGGGTGGCGGCGCTGCCCACCAATGTCTGCCATCAGGCGCTGGCGGATGGGCGGCTTAGGCGCATCCTGCCGCAATACGACTTCCCATGGGGCATTCTGCACGCGGCCTTTCCCACCCGCCGCGGGCTTTCGCCGGCGGTGCGCGCTTTCCTCGACTTCATCGCCGAGGAATTGATCAACGAGGAAATGGCCGGCGACTGGGAACGCCACGCCCCCCCTTTGGCATAG
- a CDS encoding FMN-dependent NADH-azoreductase, whose protein sequence is MKLLHLDSSILADNSVTRELSAVVADTLRQRHGNVETSYRDLAANPIAHLSGEIVGARFAPEADWTATQRSESALSDELIEEFLAADVLVIGAPMYNFSIPTQLRSWIDRVFAAGRTFKYTETGPVGLVPNKKVVLVSARGGVHSGEQGSLMDFQEDYLVKVLGFLGVSNVEIIRAEAVNMGPDKRATSIHMAKEAIAKLAL, encoded by the coding sequence ATGAAACTGCTTCACCTCGACTCCAGCATCCTGGCTGACAACTCCGTCACCCGCGAACTGTCCGCCGTCGTCGCCGACACCCTGCGTCAGCGCCATGGCAATGTGGAAACCAGCTACCGCGACCTCGCCGCCAATCCGATCGCCCACTTGTCCGGCGAAATCGTCGGCGCGCGCTTCGCGCCGGAAGCGGACTGGACCGCTACCCAGCGCAGCGAGTCCGCGCTGAGCGACGAGCTGATCGAAGAGTTTCTGGCCGCCGACGTGCTGGTGATCGGCGCGCCGATGTACAACTTCTCCATTCCGACGCAACTGCGCAGCTGGATCGACCGCGTATTCGCAGCCGGCCGCACCTTCAAATACACCGAGACCGGCCCGGTGGGCCTGGTGCCGAACAAGAAGGTTGTGCTGGTGTCCGCCCGCGGCGGCGTGCACAGCGGCGAGCAGGGCAGCCTGATGGACTTCCAGGAAGACTATCTGGTGAAAGTGCTGGGCTTCCTGGGCGTCAGCAATGTGGAAATCATCCGCGCGGAGGCCGTCAACATGGGCCCGGACAAGCGCGCCACCTCCATTCACATGGCCAAGGAAGCCATCGCCAAGCTGGCGCTGTAA
- a CDS encoding substrate-binding periplasmic protein yields MKWLASCLLLLPGFCAQGAPNPACPQGPLTLAYYDFGVAYHQGRGYDVELLHELAKRLDCPIRAEADYPRIRALKLLELGAADIGASTLITPDRQRYLWLYPYNHSKNMVLMSRAKQAATLEQLLQTPNLRWGAIRGFRHSPAQDRLLADLIQQRKLVIAESEDDLYRMLTNGLVDAIFAHPISYDPWLQAHRAERIVVVRDFFPDVETIAGSIALSKARFDRPAAELWHQELHKMYRDGSLRAILRRYLSEPSVDQVLKLPLE; encoded by the coding sequence ATGAAATGGCTGGCAAGCTGCCTGCTTCTGCTCCCCGGCTTTTGCGCGCAGGGCGCCCCCAATCCGGCCTGCCCGCAAGGGCCGCTCACTCTCGCGTACTACGACTTCGGCGTCGCCTACCACCAAGGCCGCGGCTACGACGTGGAACTGCTCCATGAGCTGGCCAAGCGGCTGGACTGCCCGATCCGCGCCGAAGCCGATTACCCGCGCATCCGCGCGCTGAAACTGCTGGAGCTGGGTGCCGCCGACATCGGGGCCTCGACGCTGATCACGCCGGACCGTCAGCGCTATCTATGGCTGTATCCATACAATCACAGCAAAAACATGGTGCTGATGTCCCGCGCCAAGCAGGCCGCCACGCTGGAGCAGCTGCTTCAAACGCCCAATTTGCGCTGGGGCGCGATCCGCGGCTTTCGGCACAGCCCGGCGCAAGACCGGCTGCTGGCCGACCTGATCCAGCAACGCAAGCTGGTGATCGCCGAAAGCGAGGATGACCTCTACCGCATGCTCACCAACGGCCTGGTCGACGCCATCTTCGCCCACCCCATCAGCTACGATCCCTGGCTGCAGGCTCATCGCGCCGAGCGCATCGTCGTGGTCCGCGATTTCTTCCCCGACGTGGAAACCATCGCCGGCTCCATCGCACTGAGCAAGGCTCGCTTCGACCGCCCCGCCGCGGAACTGTGGCATCAGGAACTGCACAAGATGTACCGCGACGGCTCGCTGCGCGCGATCCTGCGCCGCTACCTGAGCGAACCCAGCGTGGATCAAGTGCTGAAGCTGCCGCTGGAGTAA